One window of the Chryseobacterium sp. CY350 genome contains the following:
- a CDS encoding SDR family oxidoreductase — translation MKNNKNIALVVGATGITGNNLANELLSQDWTTYGLSRNINNNIKGLISIKADLLDIKSLEIALENIAPTHIFFTTWMRNDTEEENIRVNSALVRNLLNVLSPKKSVKHVALVTGLKHYLGPFEAYAKEGKLPETPLREEQPRLPLPNFYYAQEDEVYAASEKDGFSWSIHRPHTVIGYAVGNAMNLGTTLAVYASICKEEGRKFIWPGSSAQWNGISDVTDARILAKQLVWAATTEEAKNTAFNITNGDIFRWKWLWYRLAEYFGVEVVGFENEIRPLEKEMRNDQ, via the coding sequence ATGAAAAACAATAAAAATATTGCATTAGTCGTCGGGGCCACCGGAATTACGGGAAATAATCTTGCCAACGAACTTCTATCTCAAGACTGGACAACGTACGGACTTTCCAGAAATATCAACAACAATATCAAAGGATTAATTTCCATTAAAGCGGATCTTTTGGATATCAAAAGTTTAGAAATTGCTTTAGAAAATATCGCTCCCACTCATATTTTTTTTACAACATGGATGCGAAACGACACCGAAGAAGAAAACATCCGTGTCAACAGTGCTTTGGTGCGAAATCTTTTAAATGTTTTATCTCCAAAAAAATCGGTGAAGCATGTTGCTTTGGTTACCGGATTGAAACATTATCTCGGACCATTTGAAGCTTATGCAAAAGAAGGAAAACTTCCCGAAACTCCTCTTAGAGAAGAGCAACCTAGACTTCCTTTACCCAATTTTTACTATGCTCAGGAAGATGAGGTGTATGCTGCTTCTGAAAAAGATGGTTTTAGTTGGAGTATTCACAGACCACATACAGTCATTGGTTATGCCGTGGGAAATGCAATGAATTTGGGAACGACCTTGGCAGTATACGCAAGCATCTGTAAAGAGGAAGGACGAAAATTTATATGGCCCGGCTCATCCGCACAATGGAACGGAATTTCTGATGTGACAGATGCAAGAATTTTGGCTAAACAACTGGTTTGGGCAGCAACCACTGAAGAAGCAAAAAATACAGCTTTCAATATTACAAACGGAGATATTTTCCGATGGAAGTGGTTATGGTACAGATTGGCAGAGTATTTTGGTGTAGAAGTAGTTGGTTTTGAAAATGAAATCAGACCTCTAGAAAAAGAAATGCGTAATGACCAATAA
- a CDS encoding Crp/Fnr family transcriptional regulator, producing the protein MFDVLISHIQNKVHLTEQEKSELQTFFSVKKLKRKQFLLQEGNICTHLSFVSKGLLKSYFVDEKGGENINMFAFEGWWISDFKSFISQDKALLNISAVEETELLTISLDDYDKLMLKIPMMDRYFRILYQNSLVTKDYRLIASNSYTAEEKYLEFSKKNPEVIRRIPHNLIASFLGLAPETVSRIRKKNLSKDSI; encoded by the coding sequence ATGTTTGACGTTCTCATTTCACATATTCAGAATAAAGTTCATTTGACCGAACAAGAAAAAAGTGAGCTACAAACTTTTTTTTCGGTTAAAAAATTAAAAAGAAAACAGTTTTTGCTACAGGAAGGAAATATATGTACACATCTTTCTTTCGTAAGCAAAGGATTGTTGAAATCTTATTTTGTTGATGAAAAAGGTGGTGAAAACATCAATATGTTTGCCTTTGAAGGCTGGTGGATTTCAGATTTTAAAAGTTTTATCAGTCAGGACAAAGCATTGCTGAATATTAGTGCCGTTGAAGAAACAGAATTGCTGACAATCAGTCTTGATGACTACGATAAATTAATGCTGAAAATTCCGATGATGGATCGTTACTTCAGGATTCTGTATCAGAACAGTTTGGTAACGAAAGATTATCGTTTAATCGCTTCAAACAGCTATACCGCTGAAGAGAAATATCTTGAATTTTCTAAGAAAAATCCCGAAGTGATCAGAAGAATTCCACACAATTTGATTGCTTCATTTTTAGGTTTAGCTCCGGAAACTGTCAGCAGAATTCGTAAAAAAAATCTATCAAAAGACTCTATTTAA
- a CDS encoding NUDIX hydrolase — translation MDPQQQFLQKSEEAKDLFLPHLSTDPVVFGFDKNELKVLLLQMTYRKQWLLPGGYVKKDEDMDDAAKRVLKERAGISDVYLEEFAVFGKNKRSERYFEDFDDTLWHKQRFVSIGYYALYNPDNAKLIVDEFSEKCEWIYLSQLSEIDLAMDHREIIDKALLTLRERISYKPIGYNLLPEKFTLSELQKLYETILGKELNRGNFYRKIKNLEILTKLDEQRRGGAHKSPDLYTFNEINYKKALENGLNNW, via the coding sequence ATGGATCCACAACAACAATTTTTACAAAAATCTGAGGAGGCTAAAGATTTATTTCTTCCACATTTATCAACTGATCCCGTAGTTTTTGGTTTTGATAAAAACGAGCTTAAAGTTCTTCTTCTTCAGATGACTTATCGCAAACAGTGGCTACTACCCGGAGGTTATGTAAAAAAAGATGAAGATATGGATGATGCTGCCAAAAGAGTCTTAAAAGAAAGAGCCGGAATTTCTGATGTTTATTTGGAGGAATTTGCAGTTTTTGGTAAAAATAAACGCAGCGAAAGATACTTCGAAGACTTTGATGACACATTATGGCACAAACAGCGTTTTGTTTCTATCGGATATTACGCGCTCTATAATCCCGACAATGCAAAGCTGATTGTTGATGAGTTCAGTGAAAAATGTGAATGGATTTATCTTAGTCAACTTTCGGAGATTGACCTCGCAATGGATCATCGTGAGATCATCGATAAAGCATTATTGACTTTAAGGGAAAGAATTTCTTATAAACCAATAGGATACAATCTTTTGCCGGAAAAATTTACGCTTTCTGAACTTCAGAAATTATATGAAACAATATTAGGAAAAGAACTCAATAGAGGAAATTTTTACAGAAAAATTAAGAATTTGGAAATTCTTACGAAGCTTGATGAGCAACGTCGCGGCGGTGCTCACAAATCTCCTGATCTTTATACTTTTAATGAAATAAATTATAAAAAAGCTCTGGAAAACGGTCTGAATAACTGGTAA
- a CDS encoding ligase-associated DNA damage response exonuclease — protein MKLITFTNKGIYCPQGKFYIDPWRPVDYAVITHGHADHARWGMKKYLCHHFTKPILKKRIAEDIECQTLQYGEVLDINGVKLSMHPAGHIIGSAQIRLEYKGYVSVISGDYKVQDDGLSTPFEVVKCNEFVTESTFGLPIYNWLEVDDLNKKMQSWVLRNQENQKTSVFIGYSLGKAQRIMKAVEGMGKIHVHYSIGKLNQAFEEVGIILPDYEVPDFRESIKQVAGDIVIVPPALLDSNVIKKIPDAATAICSGWMQVRGARRWRSMDAGFPMSDHADWKGLLQAIKATEAEIVHVTHGQTEVFSKYLNEIGIKSDVVETLYGDDDEEVVEKEAVSDEKDN, from the coding sequence TTGAAACTCATTACATTCACAAATAAAGGTATTTACTGTCCGCAAGGCAAATTTTACATTGACCCTTGGCGACCTGTAGATTATGCGGTCATCACTCACGGGCACGCTGATCACGCACGTTGGGGAATGAAAAAATACCTTTGCCATCACTTCACCAAACCTATTTTAAAGAAAAGAATTGCCGAGGATATAGAGTGTCAGACTTTGCAGTATGGTGAAGTTTTAGACATAAATGGGGTAAAACTTTCCATGCATCCTGCTGGTCATATTATTGGTTCGGCTCAGATTCGGCTCGAATATAAAGGATATGTGAGTGTGATTTCAGGTGATTATAAAGTTCAGGATGATGGGCTGAGCACGCCTTTTGAGGTGGTAAAATGTAATGAATTTGTGACTGAAAGTACTTTCGGGCTTCCTATTTACAACTGGTTGGAAGTGGATGATCTGAATAAAAAAATGCAGAGCTGGGTTTTACGGAATCAGGAAAACCAGAAGACTTCAGTTTTCATCGGATATTCTTTGGGCAAGGCACAGCGCATAATGAAAGCCGTGGAAGGAATGGGAAAAATCCACGTTCACTACTCTATCGGAAAACTGAATCAGGCTTTTGAAGAGGTTGGAATCATCCTTCCGGATTATGAAGTTCCGGATTTCAGAGAAAGTATTAAACAAGTTGCGGGCGATATTGTGATCGTTCCGCCGGCTTTATTGGATAGCAATGTGATTAAGAAAATTCCGGATGCCGCCACAGCGATTTGTTCCGGTTGGATGCAGGTCCGTGGTGCTAGAAGATGGCGAAGTATGGACGCAGGTTTTCCAATGAGCGATCACGCCGACTGGAAAGGTTTGTTACAAGCCATCAAAGCTACAGAAGCGGAGATCGTTCACGTTACACACGGACAAACCGAAGTTTTTTCGAAATATTTAAATGAAATTGGAATTAAATCTGATGTGGTGGAAACTTTGTATGGTGATGATGATGAAGAGGTCGTAGAAAAGGAAGCTGTATCAGATGAAAAAGACAATTAA
- a CDS encoding DoxX family protein encodes MKEFKTLFFFLRLPISISLVGHGLVRIPKLQTFTEGMVKSMEKSAIPEVLITPFGYILPFLEAIVGIALLIGFKPKLTIYAAISLMTILIFGSSSVENWTAIEAQLLHCLYLFVLLWFYVKNSREENQPLV; translated from the coding sequence ATGAAAGAATTCAAAACCTTATTCTTTTTCCTAAGACTGCCGATCTCTATTTCGCTGGTCGGACACGGATTGGTAAGAATTCCGAAACTCCAGACTTTCACCGAAGGAATGGTGAAATCTATGGAAAAGTCAGCAATTCCTGAAGTTTTGATTACTCCGTTTGGATATATTTTACCTTTTTTGGAAGCTATTGTAGGAATTGCTCTGTTGATTGGTTTTAAACCTAAATTAACAATTTATGCAGCGATTTCTCTGATGACAATTTTGATTTTCGGAAGCAGTTCGGTCGAAAACTGGACCGCCATTGAAGCACAACTACTCCACTGCTTATACCTTTTTGTGCTGTTATGGTTTTACGTAAAAAATAGTCGTGAAGAAAATCAACCATTGGTTTAA
- a CDS encoding NADH:flavin oxidoreductase, which translates to MSIEKLFTQFTYKNLTLKNRLVMAPMTRAQSDNGVPTKQIEEYYARRAAANVGLILSEGTVIKRPASKNMQNIPDFYGTEALNGWKNVIDAVHKNGGKMGPQIWHVGDTRSSADYPIGEMEKASTMTLEDIQDTIAQFAASAKSAKDLGFDVLEIHGAHGYLIDQFFWEVTNTRTDEYGGKTLKERSKFAIDVIKAMRAAVGEDFTIIIRLSQWKQQDYKARLATTPMEMEEWLLPMKEAGVDIFHCSQRRFWEPEFEDSDLNFAGWAKKITGQPTITVGSVGLKGDFMSAFAGEGSEKSDLSELTRRLDRQDFDLVAVGRALLTDPEWVQKIKEGRNEEIADFSAESLAVLY; encoded by the coding sequence ATGAGTATAGAAAAATTATTTACGCAATTTACGTATAAAAATCTTACATTAAAAAACCGCCTTGTGATGGCGCCAATGACCAGAGCTCAGTCTGACAATGGTGTACCTACGAAACAAATTGAAGAATATTATGCAAGACGTGCTGCCGCAAACGTAGGATTAATTTTATCTGAAGGAACGGTAATAAAAAGACCTGCATCGAAAAACATGCAAAACATACCTGATTTTTACGGTACGGAGGCTTTGAACGGCTGGAAAAATGTAATCGATGCCGTACACAAAAACGGAGGTAAAATGGGTCCGCAAATTTGGCATGTTGGTGATACAAGAAGTTCTGCAGACTATCCAATTGGTGAGATGGAGAAAGCTTCAACGATGACTTTGGAAGATATTCAGGATACGATTGCACAATTTGCGGCTTCGGCAAAATCTGCTAAAGATTTAGGATTTGATGTATTGGAAATTCATGGCGCACACGGTTATCTGATTGATCAGTTTTTCTGGGAAGTTACCAATACCAGAACAGATGAATACGGAGGTAAAACGTTGAAAGAAAGAAGCAAATTTGCCATTGATGTCATTAAAGCAATGAGAGCTGCGGTTGGCGAAGATTTTACAATTATTATACGACTTTCTCAATGGAAACAGCAGGATTATAAAGCAAGATTGGCTACGACTCCAATGGAAATGGAAGAATGGCTTTTGCCAATGAAAGAAGCCGGAGTTGATATTTTCCATTGTTCACAACGTCGCTTTTGGGAACCGGAATTTGAAGATTCAGATCTTAATTTCGCAGGTTGGGCAAAGAAAATAACCGGCCAGCCAACTATCACGGTAGGATCTGTAGGTTTAAAAGGTGATTTCATGAGCGCGTTTGCAGGTGAAGGAAGTGAAAAAAGTGATCTTTCCGAATTGACTCGACGTCTTGATCGTCAGGATTTTGATCTCGTTGCAGTAGGTAGGGCTTTGCTGACTGATCCTGAGTGGGTACAAAAAATAAAGGAAGGCAGAAATGAAGAAATTGCAGATTTTTCTGCAGAAAGTCTGGCAGTACTTTACTAA
- a CDS encoding sugar MFS transporter, with protein MEILSPKAFIFIVSLNLMFMINNEVKSVNRNYTVPLITITLLFFMWGFITCMNDILIPYLKQLFNLTFFESMLVQFCFFGAYFIGSLIYFLVSMTGGDPINKVGYKKGILFGIFLAAFGCVLFYPAATLSSYGLFLGALFVLGLGFTVLQITANAYVSLLGSEESASSRLNMTQAFNAFGTTIAPVLGGHLIFEFFSADDGSFSAVATRIPYLIFAGILLLVALLISRVQLPSFQTDEQETVTGLGALQYSHLLFGVFAMFCYVGGEVAVGSFIISFLEQPQVMNLNEVVSKNYLSLYWGGAMIGRFLGAISLNQSISQGKKVLYMIGAATAVFLVIFSIVDLTFSQISFFLVFIVLNFIAFFIGKSAPARTLSIFAGINVLLLISAMLNHGELAMYSILGIGIFNSIMFSNIYTLAISGLGKYTSQGSSLVVMAILGGAIVPIFQGYLADIFGVQHSFIIPVFCYLVILIFGAYCTKYLGHVKQDVDAKSGH; from the coding sequence ATGGAGATTTTATCGCCAAAAGCATTTATCTTTATCGTTTCTTTAAATTTAATGTTTATGATCAATAATGAAGTAAAATCTGTCAACAGGAATTATACTGTTCCTTTGATAACCATTACACTTTTATTTTTTATGTGGGGATTCATCACCTGTATGAATGATATTCTTATTCCTTATCTGAAACAGCTTTTCAATCTCACTTTTTTCGAATCGATGCTTGTTCAGTTTTGTTTCTTTGGAGCTTACTTTATCGGCTCGCTTATTTACTTTCTGGTCTCCATGACCGGTGGCGATCCCATTAATAAAGTAGGATACAAGAAAGGAATTCTTTTCGGAATTTTCCTTGCAGCTTTTGGCTGTGTGCTTTTCTATCCGGCAGCCACACTGTCTTCTTACGGATTGTTTTTAGGAGCATTATTTGTTCTCGGATTAGGATTTACAGTTTTACAGATCACTGCCAACGCTTATGTTTCGCTTTTGGGTTCGGAAGAATCTGCATCCAGCCGGCTCAATATGACCCAGGCTTTTAATGCATTCGGAACTACTATTGCACCGGTTTTGGGAGGACATTTAATTTTTGAATTTTTCTCTGCCGATGACGGCTCTTTTTCTGCAGTAGCAACGAGAATTCCATATCTGATTTTTGCAGGAATATTGCTTTTGGTAGCATTATTAATTTCAAGAGTTCAATTGCCATCATTTCAGACAGACGAGCAGGAAACCGTTACTGGTTTAGGTGCACTTCAGTATTCGCATCTCTTATTTGGTGTCTTTGCCATGTTCTGTTATGTAGGTGGCGAAGTTGCAGTAGGAAGTTTTATCATCAGCTTTCTAGAGCAGCCACAGGTGATGAATCTCAATGAAGTAGTAAGCAAAAACTACCTTTCGCTTTATTGGGGCGGTGCAATGATCGGGCGTTTTCTGGGAGCAATCTCACTAAATCAATCGATCAGTCAGGGTAAAAAAGTATTGTATATGATTGGCGCTGCAACTGCTGTTTTTCTTGTAATTTTCAGCATCGTAGATCTTACATTTTCGCAGATCAGTTTCTTTTTAGTATTTATCGTACTGAATTTTATTGCATTCTTTATAGGAAAATCTGCTCCGGCAAGAACGCTATCTATCTTTGCAGGAATCAATGTACTGCTATTAATTTCTGCCATGCTGAATCACGGCGAACTGGCAATGTACAGCATTTTGGGCATCGGAATTTTCAACTCTATTATGTTCTCAAATATTTATACTTTAGCCATTTCAGGTTTAGGGAAATACACGAGCCAAGGTTCTTCATTGGTGGTAATGGCCATCCTTGGTGGAGCAATTGTTCCAATTTTTCAGGGATATTTGGCAGATATTTTCGGAGTACAGCATTCCTTTATCATTCCGGTATTCTGTTATCTTGTGATCCTGATTTTCGGCGCTTATTGCACAAAATATTTAGGTCATGTAAAACAGGATGTTGATGCTAAATCAGGACATTGA
- a CDS encoding winged helix-turn-helix transcriptional regulator, with product MRQEKIKHCSCPLGKAMSALGSKWKPIIVLVIKDRTLRFGEIAARISVISRKVLTDQLREMEEDHLVIRQEFKELPPRVEYHLTEKGIALLPILNLLEEWEREFEKTDKRSEVQV from the coding sequence ATGAGACAGGAAAAAATTAAACATTGCAGCTGCCCTCTCGGTAAAGCAATGTCGGCTTTAGGCAGTAAATGGAAACCTATTATTGTATTGGTCATTAAAGACCGTACATTGAGGTTTGGAGAAATTGCGGCACGAATTTCAGTGATTTCCAGAAAGGTTCTTACCGATCAGCTGAGAGAGATGGAGGAAGATCATCTCGTAATACGTCAGGAATTTAAAGAGCTTCCGCCAAGAGTAGAATATCATCTCACAGAAAAAGGTATTGCACTGTTACCGATTCTAAATTTACTTGAAGAGTGGGAACGTGAATTTGAAAAAACGGATAAAAGATCAGAAGTTCAGGTTTAA
- a CDS encoding NAD(P)-dependent oxidoreductase, with product MNTEKVGFIGLGNMGHPMAKNLEKAGFPLIVYNRNSSKTEDFKIKSKVASNVKELVKESDIIFTMLTNDEAVKDVFMQILELNIADKLFIDMSTISPEESTKIADAVKIKEASFLDAPVAGSTKPAEEGTLIFMVGGEDKDVEKAAPYLEKLGKEIKHLGKNGKGLAAKLSVNYFISALYQGLAETILLSDKLGINRKDMLEIINESASGSGATKVKTPLLIEDDYKPAFSLDLMLKDILLAKNAGADFPLSHTLLETYQSAQNDGFGKDDVIGIINYLKKNRGQN from the coding sequence ATGAATACAGAAAAAGTAGGTTTTATCGGTTTGGGAAACATGGGACATCCGATGGCAAAAAATCTTGAAAAAGCAGGATTCCCGTTAATCGTTTACAACAGGAATTCATCAAAAACAGAAGATTTCAAAATAAAATCGAAAGTAGCTTCTAATGTGAAAGAGCTGGTTAAAGAAAGTGATATTATTTTTACGATGTTGACCAATGACGAAGCAGTAAAAGATGTCTTTATGCAGATCTTAGAATTAAATATCGCAGATAAACTTTTTATCGACATGAGTACAATTTCACCCGAAGAAAGCACAAAAATTGCTGATGCCGTTAAAATTAAAGAAGCCTCATTCCTTGACGCTCCGGTTGCGGGAAGCACAAAACCTGCCGAAGAAGGAACGTTAATATTTATGGTTGGTGGCGAAGATAAAGATGTAGAAAAAGCAGCTCCTTATTTAGAAAAGCTCGGAAAGGAGATCAAACATTTAGGCAAAAACGGAAAAGGTCTGGCCGCAAAACTATCGGTCAACTATTTTATTTCGGCACTATATCAAGGTTTAGCAGAGACAATATTACTCTCCGACAAGTTGGGAATCAATAGAAAAGACATGCTTGAAATTATCAACGAAAGTGCCAGCGGAAGCGGTGCGACCAAAGTTAAAACTCCACTGTTGATAGAAGATGATTACAAACCTGCATTTTCTTTAGATTTAATGCTAAAAGATATTCTTTTGGCGAAAAACGCTGGTGCAGATTTTCCTTTGTCTCATACTTTATTAGAAACCTATCAATCTGCTCAAAACGATGGTTTCGGTAAAGATGACGTAATTGGGATCATTAATTACTTAAAGAAGAACCGAGGTCAGAATTAA
- a CDS encoding ATP-dependent DNA ligase — MKNFAELINALESTNKTNAKIDAIIDYLERAPDDDKLWFIALFTGKRPKRNVNTNYMKEWALEIIQLPFWLFQESYSSVGDLGETISLILPPPTEKIEKTLSEWMTEIIGLKTKTEAEKKEFVLNSWNGLDYTERLIFNKLLGGSFRIGVSSKTLINSLTKFSGQEASTLMHSLMGKWQPDEVSFQELISAENINPDNSKPYPFCLAYPLEKELEDLGKPEEWLIEYKWDGIRGQIIRRNDEVFIWSRGEELVTEQFPEIDETVKAMKGNFVIDGEILAVKDGNVLNFNELQKRLNRKTLTKKMLAEIPIEVFAYDILELEGTDLREKPISARRAMLQELLLNETPENIKISQSIEFNDWSKLNLIRENSREINSEGLMLKQKNSHYHSGRKKGDWWKWKISPLTIDAVLIYAQKGSGRRSAYYTDYSFAVKSGDKLVTIAKAYSGLTDKEIMEVSKFVNKNAIEKFGPVRTVKAELVFEIAFEGIGFSNRHKSGVALRFPRILRWRKDKTVNDIDNIEEIKKLIQ, encoded by the coding sequence ATGAAAAATTTCGCAGAACTTATCAACGCCCTCGAGAGCACCAATAAAACCAATGCTAAAATCGATGCCATCATCGATTATCTTGAGCGTGCGCCGGATGATGATAAATTGTGGTTTATCGCCCTGTTTACGGGGAAAAGACCCAAGCGAAATGTGAACACCAACTATATGAAAGAATGGGCGTTGGAGATTATTCAGCTGCCTTTTTGGCTGTTTCAGGAAAGCTATTCTTCGGTCGGTGATTTGGGTGAAACCATATCGTTGATTCTTCCTCCGCCAACAGAAAAAATAGAAAAAACACTGTCTGAATGGATGACAGAAATTATTGGTTTAAAAACAAAAACTGAAGCCGAGAAAAAAGAATTTGTTCTCAACTCATGGAACGGTCTGGATTATACTGAACGGTTGATTTTCAACAAATTACTTGGTGGAAGTTTCAGAATTGGGGTTTCATCGAAAACTTTGATTAATTCCCTTACAAAATTTTCCGGACAGGAAGCAAGTACATTGATGCACAGTTTGATGGGGAAATGGCAACCTGATGAAGTTTCGTTTCAGGAACTGATTTCTGCTGAAAATATCAATCCCGATAACTCAAAACCCTACCCTTTTTGTTTGGCTTATCCGCTTGAAAAAGAGCTGGAAGATTTGGGGAAACCTGAAGAATGGCTCATCGAATACAAATGGGACGGAATCCGTGGACAAATCATCAGAAGGAATGACGAAGTTTTTATCTGGTCGCGCGGCGAAGAACTGGTAACCGAACAGTTTCCCGAAATTGACGAGACCGTAAAAGCGATGAAAGGCAACTTTGTGATAGATGGAGAAATACTTGCGGTAAAGGATGGTAACGTTTTAAATTTTAACGAATTACAAAAACGGTTAAACCGTAAAACTTTAACTAAAAAGATGCTCGCTGAAATTCCGATTGAAGTTTTTGCGTATGACATTCTTGAACTGGAAGGAACTGATTTAAGGGAAAAACCGATCTCAGCCCGAAGAGCAATGCTGCAGGAATTATTGTTAAATGAAACTCCAGAAAACATAAAAATTTCTCAGTCCATTGAATTTAACGATTGGAGCAAATTAAATTTAATCAGAGAAAATTCAAGGGAAATCAACAGTGAAGGTTTGATGCTGAAACAGAAAAATTCTCACTACCATTCTGGACGAAAAAAAGGCGACTGGTGGAAATGGAAAATCAGTCCGTTAACGATTGATGCAGTTTTAATTTACGCCCAAAAAGGAAGCGGACGACGAAGCGCCTACTACACCGACTACAGTTTTGCCGTAAAAAGCGGCGATAAATTGGTCACCATTGCCAAAGCCTACTCCGGATTGACCGATAAAGAAATAATGGAAGTCAGCAAATTTGTGAATAAAAATGCGATTGAAAAATTCGGTCCAGTCCGAACTGTGAAAGCTGAATTGGTTTTCGAGATTGCATTTGAAGGAATTGGATTCAGCAACCGTCACAAAAGCGGTGTTGCACTGCGCTTTCCAAGGATTTTAAGATGGCGGAAAGATAAAACCGTGAACGATATTGATAATATTGAAGAGATTAAAAAACTGATACAGTAA
- a CDS encoding chloramphenicol acetyltransferase has product MKVIDIENWKRKEHFEFFSKMASPYFGLTTEVDCTLAYEKAKNNNYSFFASYMYKSMVAINTVDELKMRIVDDEVILFDEVHVGSTIGRDDGTFGFSFFHYSADFDVFNERLQNQIKTVQNSVGLGISNDVLPINHIRHTTIPWNSFSALLHPTNFDPKECIPKIAFGKFNVKDGKKYLPISVEAHHGLADGLHLSKYLEEFQKQLDR; this is encoded by the coding sequence ATGAAAGTAATCGATATCGAAAACTGGAAGCGAAAAGAACATTTCGAATTTTTCTCAAAAATGGCTAGTCCATATTTTGGTCTTACCACAGAAGTAGATTGTACGCTGGCTTATGAAAAAGCAAAGAACAATAATTATTCTTTTTTTGCTTCTTACATGTACAAATCGATGGTTGCAATAAATACCGTTGATGAACTTAAAATGCGAATAGTAGATGATGAAGTAATTCTTTTTGACGAGGTGCACGTGGGAAGTACGATAGGTAGAGATGATGGCACTTTCGGATTCTCGTTTTTCCATTATTCAGCAGACTTTGACGTATTTAATGAAAGATTGCAGAACCAGATCAAAACCGTACAAAATTCTGTCGGTTTAGGGATCAGCAACGATGTTTTACCGATCAATCATATAAGACACACCACCATTCCTTGGAATTCTTTCAGTGCATTATTGCATCCGACAAACTTTGATCCCAAAGAATGCATTCCCAAGATAGCCTTTGGTAAATTTAATGTGAAAGACGGTAAAAAATATCTTCCGATTTCTGTTGAAGCACATCATGGTTTAGCAGACGGACTTCATCTTTCAAAGTATCTTGAGGAATTTCAAAAACAGCTCGATCGTTAA